A window from Salvia miltiorrhiza cultivar Shanhuang (shh) chromosome 2, IMPLAD_Smil_shh, whole genome shotgun sequence encodes these proteins:
- the LOC131008218 gene encoding uncharacterized protein LOC131008218, whose protein sequence is MEAAQRNSKNRMKGTMEVKPITAVTKEMIKCCLIKEMIPNFKAKWPVGANKHIYIQQDNAKPHIKPNDPDFLVVANTDGFKFQLVCQPANSPDTNVNDLGFFRAIQTLKDKKPARNVEELLKNVKDAYDEYPPEKLNHVFITLQSCYHEIIKARGGNDYKIPHMNKERLSRLGLLPDCIQVEETLIRETLQFLGCKCRGRNLQPWSSHRRAGAGGHY, encoded by the exons ATGGAAGCAGCACAACGGAATTCAAAAAACAGAATGAAAGGTACCATGGAAGTGAAGCCAATCACAGCTGTTACTAAGGAAATGATTAAATGTTGCCTGATAAAAGAG ATGATCCCAAACTTTAAAGCTAAGTGGCCAGTGggagcaaacaagcacatataTATCCAACAAGACAATGCAAAACCCCACATAAAACCCAATGATCCAGACTTTTTAGTGGTTGCAAATACTGATGGTTTTAAATTCCAACTAGTATGCCAGCCTGCTAATTCGCCGGATACAAATGTCAATGACCTAGGGTTTTTCAGAGCAATACAGACATTGAAAGATAAAAAACCAGCAAGGAATGTGGAGGAGTTACTCAAGAATGTTAAAGATGCATATGATGAATACCCACCAGAGAAGCTAAACCATGTGTTCATTACTTTGCAAAGTTGTTACCATGAAATCATCAAGGCAAGGGGTGGGAATGACTACAAAATTCCACACATGAACAAAGAAAGACTCTCAAGACTGGGGTTGTTACCAGATTGCATTCAAGTTGAAGAAACACTTATAAGGGAAACACTACAGTTCCTGGGATGTAAGTGCAGAGGGAGAAATTTACAACCTTGGAGCAGTCATAGAAGGGCTGGAGCAGGTGGGCATTACTGA